One Nonomuraea angiospora DNA segment encodes these proteins:
- a CDS encoding TetR/AcrR family transcriptional regulator, producing the protein MVRADARRNRERITTTALDLFAEHGSGVSMEDIARAAGLGVGTLYRHFPDRLALVTDIANAALQGLRDHALAQSAEDISRWEVLLRVVRHCAGQPFALITSLAGTPPVPPSTQELIREVNVLLAEIAKQAQEEGTMRGDITPDQVVGLLNVMVCRPGARPDDPLTTVMLDGLRAGRTA; encoded by the coding sequence ATGGTACGAGCCGATGCGCGGCGCAACCGTGAACGCATCACGACGACCGCGCTCGACCTGTTCGCCGAGCACGGGTCCGGCGTGTCCATGGAGGACATCGCCCGCGCGGCGGGCCTCGGCGTGGGCACGCTGTATCGCCACTTCCCCGACCGGCTCGCCCTGGTGACGGACATCGCGAACGCCGCTCTGCAAGGTCTGCGCGATCACGCTCTGGCTCAGTCGGCCGAGGACATCTCCCGCTGGGAGGTGCTCCTGCGCGTCGTACGTCACTGCGCCGGCCAGCCGTTCGCCCTGATCACATCACTCGCCGGGACGCCTCCGGTGCCGCCCTCGACCCAGGAGCTCATACGGGAGGTCAACGTGCTGCTGGCGGAGATCGCCAAGCAGGCGCAGGAAGAGGGCACGATGCGCGGCGACATCACGCCCGACCAGGTCGTGGGGCTGCTCAACGTGATGGTCTGCCGCCCGGGAGCCCGGCCCGACGACCCGCTCACCACCGTGATGCTCGACGGCCTCAGGGCCGGCAGGACCGCTTGA
- a CDS encoding LLM class F420-dependent oxidoreductase has translation MKIGVYLHSGGADVNSLVGQVRDARAAGFESAFFSQLTSWDSITVAALAGREVPGIEVGTAVVQTYPRHPLALAGQALTAQSVSGNTFTLGLGPSHREIVEGVFGLSYDRPARHVREYLSALMPLLRGETVEYRGETLSVAGQVNAPGATTPPVLLSALGPVMLRMAGELADGTVTVWTGARAIGEHIVPRITEAARAAGRPSPRVVASAMVAVTNDHERVRNQIGERFGFAGSFASYGSMLERQGLSGVHETVIAGDEGTVEKAISRYADAGATEFLVSPVGDEQEQARTLDFFRR, from the coding sequence ATGAAGATCGGCGTCTACCTCCACAGCGGTGGTGCGGATGTGAACTCCTTGGTCGGCCAGGTGCGTGACGCCAGGGCCGCGGGTTTCGAGAGCGCCTTCTTCAGCCAGCTGACCTCGTGGGACTCGATCACCGTGGCCGCGCTGGCCGGGCGGGAGGTGCCGGGCATCGAAGTCGGCACCGCCGTGGTGCAGACGTACCCGAGGCACCCGCTGGCGCTGGCCGGACAGGCGCTCACCGCGCAGTCCGTCAGCGGGAACACCTTCACGCTCGGCCTCGGCCCGAGCCACCGGGAGATCGTCGAGGGCGTCTTCGGCCTGTCCTACGACCGCCCGGCCCGGCACGTGCGCGAGTACCTCAGCGCACTGATGCCGCTGCTGCGCGGCGAGACGGTCGAGTACCGCGGCGAGACGCTCTCGGTCGCCGGCCAGGTGAATGCGCCCGGCGCCACCACGCCACCGGTGCTGCTGTCCGCGCTCGGCCCGGTGATGTTGCGCATGGCGGGAGAGCTGGCCGACGGCACGGTCACCGTGTGGACGGGCGCCCGGGCGATCGGCGAGCACATCGTGCCCCGCATCACTGAGGCCGCGCGGGCGGCGGGCCGTCCCTCACCGCGTGTCGTCGCCAGCGCCATGGTGGCGGTGACAAACGATCACGAACGTGTCCGGAACCAGATCGGCGAACGTTTCGGGTTCGCCGGGAGCTTCGCCAGCTACGGCTCCATGCTGGAGCGCCAGGGCCTTTCGGGCGTGCACGAGACGGTCATCGCCGGGGACGAGGGCACCGTCGAGAAGGCGATCTCCCGGTACGCGGACGCCGGCGCGACGGAGTTCCTGGTGAGCCCGGTCGGGGACGAGCAGGAGCAGGCCCGTACCCTCGACTTCTTCCGCCGCTGA
- a CDS encoding GNAT family N-acetyltransferase, with amino-acid sequence MGLRGLAGPGVAAVRRAAFVLPAREREILRGGVGHRRLGKRPSPGVPRGRRRHRRPPGPGWARRRPSRHGRNRFLGRPEARRRGVATTTVRAVCAWAFETLDLEIIEWRCEVGNHASRRVVEKAGFLEEGTLRKRLFHHGERVDAWVGSLLKDEALRRVSA; translated from the coding sequence ATGGGTCTACGAGGTCTCGCTGGACCCGGCGTTGCGGCAGTTCGTCGAGCTGCCTTCGTCCTACCGGCTCGAGAACGCGAGATTCTTCGTGGAGGAGTTGGCCATCGCCGGCTGGGAAAGCGCCCATCGCCTGGAGTTCCTCGCGGAAGACGCCGCCACCGGCGCCCGCCTGGGCCGGGCTGGGCTCGGCGTCGGCCGTCAAGGCATGGCCGAAATCGGTTTCTGGGTCGACCCGAAGCGCGCCGGCGAGGCGTCGCCACCACAACGGTGCGTGCCGTCTGCGCCTGGGCCTTCGAGACCCTCGATCTGGAGATCATCGAATGGCGATGCGAGGTCGGGAACCACGCGTCCCGGCGGGTCGTCGAGAAGGCCGGCTTCCTCGAGGAGGGAACGCTCCGCAAACGCCTGTTCCACCACGGTGAGAGAGTCGACGCCTGGGTCGGCTCCCTCCTCAAGGACGAAGCGCTCCGCCGTGTCAGTGCTTGA
- a CDS encoding right-handed parallel beta-helix repeat-containing protein, with protein MLVILVAALPATAVAQAPAAADAPLTVYVSPDGRDGARGTKQDPFATVEQARDALAGRTSARSPGVVRIRGGVYRTSRTVQLSGERNSYVTYAAYPGERVEFAGVTTLSPEKFRKLSDLPAGEAKWSSRSRVRDSVSGNVYVYDLAAEGIPAGRLNKNGFNWKPQPYAPELITDDVAQTLAQYPNGGEKLDRADLTVKEAPKGARDYFSDKTADGTTMPYEDMLKLPGPAYTALDPALKERSATWAPPGGTADNTAYETDGWLSGYFGNNYANDRVRIDSVNGDELRTRYPTMYAATDKWTSFVAQNVLSELDAEGEYYIDRWNGGDTLYYYPPGGTVEGKRISLTSFDAPFFTLENVKGVTLKGLRLNGTTGTGVHLLDAESCTIDGLEILNVSMDAVAIGEANDAITAIAEYRTSRGGHRNRVVNSTLHDLGGGGVFTAGGDRDSLERGDHVVEHNEIYDFSKLATYTPAGYLYGVGNTFRYNNVHDAPHMAIQIMGNDMEVSHNRFENLVTHASDQGVIYAGRDYTYLNNVIAYNLFRNVGPKGNQAVYMDDGMSGMVIHHNFFDGAQHGLFYQSGHSNVASDNVFKDVTYVGHDKLYHESGGRLPVPNSKVVVERFNDMLKAGDGTGFTNTRENVEKWYRHYGRQYPNIRSWYVPADSSGRICTAVGTTECTEAYVWHDPDSVYVPSHNVLTRSVSIASGGFAYTDDAGGLSNKTFNPDFDSYNVRQDTAAGFAFDPATGKFDAAATPLNSTEGFGRGWVREWNARFSLEGIGPH; from the coding sequence GTGTTGGTCATCCTGGTCGCGGCCTTACCGGCGACCGCCGTGGCGCAGGCCCCGGCGGCGGCGGACGCCCCGCTCACCGTGTACGTGTCACCGGACGGCAGGGACGGGGCCCGCGGCACCAAGCAGGACCCGTTCGCGACCGTCGAGCAGGCCCGCGACGCGCTGGCGGGCCGGACGAGCGCCCGCTCCCCCGGGGTCGTCCGCATCAGGGGCGGCGTCTACCGGACGTCCAGGACCGTCCAGCTCAGCGGGGAGCGCAACTCCTACGTCACCTATGCCGCCTATCCGGGCGAGCGGGTCGAGTTCGCCGGGGTGACCACGCTCTCGCCGGAGAAGTTCCGCAAGTTGAGCGACCTCCCGGCGGGCGAGGCCAAGTGGTCGTCGAGGTCGCGGGTCCGGGACTCGGTGTCCGGCAACGTCTACGTCTACGACCTGGCCGCCGAGGGCATCCCGGCCGGGCGGCTCAACAAGAACGGGTTCAACTGGAAGCCGCAGCCGTACGCGCCGGAGTTGATCACCGACGACGTCGCGCAGACCCTGGCGCAGTACCCGAACGGCGGCGAGAAGCTGGACCGCGCCGACCTCACCGTCAAGGAGGCGCCGAAGGGCGCCCGCGACTACTTCTCGGACAAGACCGCGGACGGCACCACCATGCCCTACGAGGACATGCTGAAGCTGCCCGGCCCCGCCTACACCGCCCTCGACCCCGCGCTCAAGGAGCGCTCCGCCACGTGGGCCCCGCCCGGCGGGACCGCCGACAACACGGCGTACGAGACCGACGGCTGGCTGTCCGGATATTTCGGCAACAACTATGCCAACGACCGCGTACGCATCGACTCCGTCAACGGCGACGAGCTCAGGACCCGCTACCCCACGATGTACGCCGCCACGGACAAGTGGACGTCCTTCGTGGCCCAGAACGTGCTGAGCGAACTGGACGCCGAGGGCGAGTACTACATCGACCGCTGGAACGGCGGCGACACCCTCTACTACTACCCGCCCGGCGGCACGGTCGAGGGCAAGCGGATCAGCCTGACCTCCTTCGACGCCCCGTTCTTCACGCTGGAGAACGTCAAGGGCGTGACACTCAAGGGCCTGCGGCTCAACGGCACGACCGGCACCGGCGTACACCTGCTCGACGCGGAGTCGTGCACCATCGACGGCCTGGAGATCCTCAACGTCAGCATGGACGCGGTCGCGATCGGCGAGGCCAACGACGCCATCACGGCCATCGCCGAGTACCGCACCAGCCGGGGCGGCCACCGCAACCGGGTGGTCAACAGCACGCTGCACGACCTGGGCGGCGGCGGGGTGTTCACGGCCGGCGGCGACCGCGACTCGCTGGAGCGCGGCGACCACGTCGTGGAGCACAACGAGATCTACGACTTCTCCAAGCTCGCCACCTACACCCCGGCCGGCTACCTGTACGGCGTCGGCAACACCTTCAGGTACAACAACGTCCACGACGCGCCACACATGGCCATCCAGATCATGGGCAACGACATGGAGGTGAGTCACAACAGGTTCGAGAACCTCGTGACGCACGCCTCGGACCAGGGGGTGATCTACGCGGGCCGCGACTACACGTACCTGAACAACGTGATCGCCTACAACCTCTTCAGGAACGTCGGACCGAAGGGCAACCAGGCCGTCTACATGGACGACGGGATGTCGGGGATGGTGATCCACCACAACTTCTTCGACGGCGCCCAGCACGGCCTGTTCTACCAGTCGGGGCACAGCAACGTCGCGTCCGACAACGTCTTCAAGGACGTGACGTACGTGGGGCACGACAAGCTCTACCACGAGAGCGGCGGGCGGCTGCCGGTGCCCAACTCCAAGGTCGTGGTCGAGCGCTTCAACGACATGCTGAAGGCCGGCGACGGCACCGGCTTCACCAACACGCGCGAGAACGTCGAGAAGTGGTACCGGCACTACGGCCGCCAGTACCCGAACATCCGGTCCTGGTACGTCCCGGCGGACTCGAGCGGGCGGATCTGCACCGCCGTCGGCACCACGGAGTGCACGGAGGCGTACGTCTGGCACGACCCGGACTCCGTGTACGTGCCCTCCCACAACGTGCTGACCCGGTCGGTGAGCATCGCGTCGGGCGGCTTCGCCTACACCGACGACGCCGGCGGCCTGAGCAACAAGACGTTCAACCCCGACTTCGACTCCTACAACGTCAGGCAGGACACCGCCGCCGGCTTCGCCTTCGACCCGGCGACGGGGAAGTTCGACGCGGCCGCCACGCCGCTGAACTCGACCGAGGGCTTCGGCCGCGGGTGGGTGCGGGAGTGGAACGCGCGCTTCTCCCTGGAGGGCATCGGGCCTCACTGA
- a CDS encoding phospholipase — MVRRSRALLAAFALSVITVLGFALPAHAVTLEQKLAALSGFSQPTAASASSWRAAWENQAAWADYAFDWSTDLCSSSPDQPLGFDFRMPCRRHDFGYRNYKDVSQFPANKSRIDDSFYYDMKQVCARYSGVSKSTCNGLAWTYYQAVKEFGNLNVTQEQIQAVQQEAQLSAQNAETAGTAETVGS; from the coding sequence ATGGTCAGACGATCCCGCGCGCTACTCGCCGCTTTCGCCCTCTCTGTGATCACCGTACTCGGGTTCGCCCTGCCCGCCCACGCGGTGACCTTGGAGCAGAAGCTCGCCGCGCTTTCCGGTTTCTCGCAGCCCACGGCCGCCAGCGCCTCCTCCTGGCGGGCGGCCTGGGAGAACCAGGCGGCGTGGGCCGACTACGCCTTCGACTGGTCGACCGACCTGTGCTCGAGCAGCCCCGACCAGCCGCTCGGCTTCGATTTCCGGATGCCGTGCAGGAGGCACGATTTCGGTTACCGCAACTACAAGGACGTGAGCCAGTTCCCGGCGAACAAGTCGCGCATCGATGACTCGTTCTACTACGACATGAAGCAGGTGTGCGCCAGGTACTCGGGCGTCTCCAAGTCCACCTGCAACGGCCTGGCCTGGACGTACTACCAGGCGGTCAAGGAGTTCGGGAACCTCAACGTCACCCAGGAGCAGATCCAGGCGGTGCAGCAGGAGGCGCAGCTCAGCGCCCAGAACGCGGAGACCGCCGGGACCGCGGAGACCGTCGGATCCTGA